The Theileria equi strain WA chromosome 2 map unlocalized gcontig_1105316255037, whole genome shotgun sequence genomic sequence AAAGCGAATTAGTAGTGGATTTTCACATTCTTTTGCATGTAGCGATTCGTATTCCATGACCTGTTCCCAAGCCCTTTCGTTGATAACATTGTGAATGTCTACCATTGCAGGTATTAAATTTGCATCTACATCATATCCTACAAAGTTGATGATGGAATGTAAAATGCTGATTACACTAAAGGCAGTAACAAATACCTTTATTGAGTGTGGACTTATAAAACTGCCTTTGAGAAGGGTACAACCAGAGTGATTCCCTGGAAGGAATTGATGACTTTGTTCTTCTGTCATTTAGTTGCGATAGGATATGCTCAGGCGGTGAATTTACACTTTTCCCAGTTGGTGGACTACAACTCGAGCCACTATCAGCAGGGCACGTCATGTTCACTCATCTCCAGTGATTTTCTATTGTACATTTGGTTTTTGCCGTACGAGAGATCGACCGGTTGTCTGATGGACACAAGAgtgaaaaatatgcaaaTGTTGACCTAAATAACGGCTATATAGTACATAATTAAACAAATGAGACACTCTTTATGTTGTTTAAGCCAACAGTGCAAAACTGCGAGTGCTGGTGCTCTGGCGGAGGCAAAGATTCCAGCAGATGGGGAAATTATTTGGTAAATTATCGGATAAAGGCCTTAGAGAGCCTCAACCATGTATACTATTCACTAGTTGTCAATTTTTGCAGTTTTAGTACGAACTTGGATCGCATTTTGGTACTAGCTCTTTGTAGAAGCTTCCATCAACGCAATAATCGATTTTGAACCAAATATTAATCATAGAACACCTTATAAGGATGGTTAAACCTGTAAAATCGGATAAAAAGGCGGTAAAGGCCACAAAAAAGGTCAAGAAGGGTATCAAGAAGATAGTCGAGAAGAAGGTCGAAGCAAAGAAACCGAGGAGTTCGTACagttttgtaaatttgAGGAGGATCAGCGTCCCTCCTAATCGCATGACTCCCTTGCAGAAGAATTGGGAAACGATTGTCAAGACGGTTGTAGAGAAGCTGGAGCTTCAGATTAGGATGTGCACTAAGAGAAAGTGCGTTGAGGTCAGACCTTCAAGAGACGATATGGACCTTTCACTCCTACAAAAGGCCCAGGACTATATAAAGGCGTTCATGTTGGGGTTTGAACTAAAGGACGCTGAGGCTATTTTGCGTCTGGAGGACATTTTTATCGAGAGCTTCGAAATTAGCGACGTCAAGAGACTACATGGCGAACATCTATCCAGATGCATTGGTAGAATTTCTGGTAAGGACGGAAAGACCAAGCACGCCATTGAGAATATGACAAAGACGAGGGTCGTTCTCGCTGAGAGCAAGATCCACATTATGGGCAGTTTCAACAGTATCAAATTGGCAAGACATTCGATTTGCAGTCTTATCCTTGGAAGTCAACCAGGAAAAGTGTACAATAACCTCTGTAACTCTGCAAAGAGGCTGCACGAGAAGATGTAGTAGCGTATGTGTATCTGTTGTCCTATAGTTTTGTTTGCCTATGTCCTATAGCATCTGTGCCGCCATTCGAGTGTCTGAAACCTCTATATATGTGTACACAATGCTACAAATCCAGTAGCGTCTCCGTTATTGCTGCATGGCCAAAGTGCGGTCCGAGTACGCGATTATCATGAGAGACAGTTTTGGAGCACCAGGTCTGTTTCGCGTTGAAAATTCCTCTCTTGTCACACCCCAAGCGGATTTAATATTTCACATAGAAGACTCTTGATGGTCTAACGTGTGGCATAGTATTGGATTTCATCTTTTGCCTGCGCTGCATACACAATATCTGGTGGTACTTTGTATTTTCAGAAATAATTTGTACAAAACTTCCAAAGTGACTTTAACTAGGATCATTTGGCTGTACTTTATATAGGAAGGAAATTTAAAACTACTATACCAAGGTGGGAATCTCGGTTGCTTGtaaatatcaaatataCATACGTTTTTGTCTCTTTTACCTTCTTTGTACCGTTTTACTGGCTCTACAGACTTGTCTTTATACATACAACTCATACGTAGTACTGGTTCTTGGCGAGTATGACCAATGTGTAATGGGTCTAACCAGCCACCCAGATGCCTTCCACAAGCGTTCATCTAGACACTGATTTACAGATGAGGGACTGTTGCAAAGTACTACCAGCTATTTTTCTGGTATTATCAAACGTATTTTGCTTTTCTACTCTCGTGTTTAAGACACCTCCTTTGTTGTTACTCACCAACTTGCTCTTGGTAGTCATAGGTTCTGGAGGGATTGTAAAGCTGGTTCGCAGTCCGAAGGGAGGTGAGGAAGCAAGTAAAAAATTTCTTTCCCCTGACACGGTCGACAAAATCTCAAAGGCTCTGGTTACAAAGATTAATTTTGTTAGCAACAAGGCAGTAGACATCATATTCTGGGAAGACCCGATCAAATCTTCTTATGCGCTCGCAATTTTATATGTTTCAGGTCTAGTAACGAAAATTTTGCCTACTGTACTCATAGTTTACACTGCATCCTGGGCTCTGTTCTTGTATGTGTATATGCACGAGACCCTGTGCAACAAAGTTTACCCAAAATGCAAGCCTTACGTGGACAAGGCATCAAGCTTTTTGTATAATTTGTACTATAGCATACCGAAGCTGAACGAGGATAAGATGATTTAACACCGATTCCCTCAAACACCACAAGGCGGTCCCACAACCTGTACTCATCAGCTAGAGCAGAAGTATACTTTCGCAACATAATTTCTTTCCATGTTCGTACGTGTagagtattttacaaacaCATTGACTTACTGACAAGGGTAGGGAGGAATAGAATCTAGAGACACCGGAGGATGATCCAGGAGGAACAGGGTAGAAGCTTTAGTTCCTTTGCCATTTTTCTAAAATTTCACTAGTTTGTAACATATCGGGCTAGTGTACATCATTAGGAGTTGGTTTCACTATTTTCTTCGGTGCTCGGTAAGAGTTCAGCGATTTGTAAGATACACCGCCAAGACCGTCTCAGGATATAAATCTTTGCAAAATAGCATAATACAAGTCAGGGACAGCGATAGAGAGTGTCTTTAGCTTTTGGATAGATTCGCATTGTTTCATGCTGTGAGGGAGGTTATCTGCGACGAGACGCGAATAGAGCTCCGCTACTTAACCAGCATATTGAGATTAGAGTAATAACTCCCTTATACTATTTAAACGTTTAGTGATCCTTCCTATCCCCTAAAACTCGGTAGCGGATGGGGTTAATTACCAGCACATGAATGAGCAGATTGTGTTGGAACAAGGAGGAATTGATATACTAGTCGACCAAACAGACTGAACTTTAACGTTACGGATTTTTGGATAAGACTAGAACGGTATAATTTATTTTTACTGCGATCTTCACTGATTACATCTCTCCAACTCCGGACTACTTGAAGAGAATCCGCTAGTTTGAAACTCGGTGCTAACTGCCACAAGTTTGCTAGAGGGATAATTCTTACACTATATTTGGAGGAACAATTGTGCTGATTTATTGATACAATTGTTGCGTGATTAGGAAACAGTACGACACCTCTTAGATTTGACCGATTTTGTTCATGCGTGGGATATTTACTGGAAATATCTCCTTGATGTTGTAAGGTATTATAAAATAACATACTTACCATTTTTGTGGATAAGTTGTTAGTCTTCGGAGTTTTGCTCTTTAGTGCTGAGATAACACATATTCGGGTGATTCGTTTTATTTTTACCTACAATGCACGGTCACATGTCAATCTTTGGAAGTA encodes the following:
- a CDS encoding cytochrome c1 heme lyase, putative (encoded by transcript BEWA_040630A), translating into MTCPADSGSSCSPPTGKSVNSPPEHILSQLNDRRTKSSIPSRESLWLYPSQRQFYKSTLNKGYDVDANLIPAMVDIHNVINERAWEQVMEYESLHAKECENPLLIRFVGKKDQYTIRSMINYIRGYKLPYDRHDWTVDRCGKSIRYIIDFYEGESKEKDKFGVYIDARPELTFSGICDRLRLFFNKSISR
- a CDS encoding conserved hypothetical protein (encoded by transcript BEWA_040640A) — protein: MVKPVKSDKKAVKATKKVKKGIKKIVEKKVEAKKPRSSYSFVNLRRISVPPNRMTPLQKNWETIVKTVVEKLELQIRMCTKRKCVEVRPSRDDMDLSLLQKAQDYIKAFMLGFELKDAEAILRLEDIFIESFEISDVKRLHGEHLSRCIGRISGKDGKTKHAIENMTKTRVVLAESKIHIMGSFNSIKLARHSICSLILGSQPGKVYNNLCNSAKRLHEKM
- a CDS encoding uncharacterized protein (encoded by transcript BEWA_040650A) produces the protein MPSTSVHLDTDLQMRDCCKVLPAIFLVLSNVFCFSTLVFKTPPLLLLTNLLLVVIGSGGIVKLVRSPKGGEEASKKFLSPDTVDKISKALVTKINFVSNKAVDIIFWEDPIKSSYALAILYVSGLVTKILPTVLIVYTASWALFLYVYMHETLCNKVYPKCKPYVDKASSFLYNLYYSIPKLNEDKMI